The Moorella glycerini genomic interval GAAGAAACGCAAGGCCAGCAGGAACAATACGGCAGCTACCAGGCCGGCTATGAGGCGGTAGTCCGGCCGCAGGAGACTTAGTTCAAAAAGGTCCAGGGGCACTGTCCAGCCGGCGATGACTGCCAGGGCAGCTACGGAAAGGGCCGCCACCAGCAAAGCAAAAAGGGCCAGTATGGCCCGCTCCAGCATTGACAAGTCACTACCCCCCTACCGGACCCGGCTGGTTTCTTCTTCTTTCTCTTCCTGGGGGAAAACTACGCCCTGGACGTGGACATTAACTTCTACCACCCGTAAGCCCGTCATTGATTCAATAGCCTTTTTTACATTCTCCTGCACCCTGATGGCTACATCCGGAATACGCACCCCGAAGTTGACCACTATGTACAGGTCAACAGCAGCTTCCTTTTCCCCTACTTCTACCTTGACACCCTTACTTAGATTCTTCCGGCCTAAAAGCTCGGCAATACCGCCGGCAATGCCGCCGCTCATGCCGGCTACTCCTTCAATCTCCGTGGCCGCCAGGCCGGCAATGATGGCTACCACTTCGTTGGTAATCCTGATAGTGCCGAGATCGGTCCGGTCCTGTTGTTCTAAAATATTATCCACTCTACCCACCTCCACTTGTTACTATATTATACCAGAGGCCGGTAGCCATCACAACTGCTTCCTGCGAAAATAGTTTTAAACTAATGCCAGCTAACTCCTGCCAGGACGTTAGCCGGCCAGCAAGCGACGCTGGATAAAGTTAGTGTAGATCTCACCCCGCCGGAAAAAGGCGTTGGCCATAATCTGCTGGTGGAAGGGAATGGTCGTCGGTATCCCTTCAATTACCATTTCTTTCAGGGCCCCCGTCATACGGTTGATAGCCCCTTCCCGGTCCGGCGCCCAGGCAATAACCTTGGCGATTAAGGAATCATAAAAAGGAGGAATGAGGTAACCACTATAAGCAGCGCTGTCCACCCGGATGCCAAAGCCTCCCGGTACATGGTAACGCTCAATCCTCCCCGGGGCCGGCCGGAAATTATGGCTGGGATCTTCGGCATTGATCCGGCACTCAATGGCATGCCCCCGGATCTGGACGTCCTCCTGGTGGATGCTCAAAGGTTCCCCCGCCGCTATCCTGATCTGTTCCTGGACCAGGTCGATACCGGTAACCGCCTCGGTCACCGGGTGTTCCACCTGGATGCGGGTATTCATTTCAATAAAATAATAGCGGCCATGCTTATCCAGCAGGAATTCTACCGTACCGGTGCTGTAGTAATCAACGGCCCTGGCGGCCTTTAAGGCAACCTCTCCCATTTCCCGGCGCAGTTCCGGGGTGAGGGCTACCGAGGGTGCTTCTTCCAGTATCTTCTGGTTGCGGCGTTGCAGGGAACAGTCGCGCTCGCCCAGGTGAATGAGGTTCCCTCCGGTATCACCTAAAATTTGAAACTCAATATGGCGGGGTTCTTCAATATATTTTTCCAGGTAAACCTGGGGATCACCGAAGGCGGCTTCAGCTTCCCGCTGGGCGGTTTGGATGGCCTGGCGCAGCTCCCGGGGGCCCTGGGCCACCCGCATACCGCGGCCACCGCCACCGGCGGACGCTTTAATCAAAACGGGGTAACCGATTTCTTTAGCTATGGCCAGGGCGGTATCCAGGTCTTTAACGACACCCTCTGAACCGGGTACTACCGGCACCCCGGCAGCAATCATGGTGGCCCGGGCCGTGGCCTTGGCCCCCATGAGCTGCATGGCCCTTGGCGAAGGGCCGATAAAGGTGATCCCTGCCGTGGCGCACATCTCGGCAAAGTAGGGGTTTTCTGCCAGGAAGCCGTAACCGGGATGAATGGCATCGGCACCACTCATCTGGGCAACAGCAATAATACTGGGGATATGCAGGTAACTGCGGTTGGCCGGCGCCGGCCCGATACAGACGGCTTTATCGGCAAGCCTGGTGTGCAGGGCTCCCCGGTCGG includes:
- a CDS encoding Asp23/Gls24 family envelope stress response protein; the protein is MEVGRVDNILEQQDRTDLGTIRITNEVVAIIAGLAATEIEGVAGMSGGIAGGIAELLGRKNLSKGVKVEVGEKEAAVDLYIVVNFGVRIPDVAIRVQENVKKAIESMTGLRVVEVNVHVQGVVFPQEEKEEETSRVR
- the accC gene encoding acetyl-CoA carboxylase biotin carboxylase subunit encodes the protein MFKRVLIANRGEIAVRIIRACRELDIETVAVYSEADRGALHTRLADKAVCIGPAPANRSYLHIPSIIAVAQMSGADAIHPGYGFLAENPYFAEMCATAGITFIGPSPRAMQLMGAKATARATMIAAGVPVVPGSEGVVKDLDTALAIAKEIGYPVLIKASAGGGGRGMRVAQGPRELRQAIQTAQREAEAAFGDPQVYLEKYIEEPRHIEFQILGDTGGNLIHLGERDCSLQRRNQKILEEAPSVALTPELRREMGEVALKAARAVDYYSTGTVEFLLDKHGRYYFIEMNTRIQVEHPVTEAVTGIDLVQEQIRIAAGEPLSIHQEDVQIRGHAIECRINAEDPSHNFRPAPGRIERYHVPGGFGIRVDSAAYSGYLIPPFYDSLIAKVIAWAPDREGAINRMTGALKEMVIEGIPTTIPFHQQIMANAFFRRGEIYTNFIQRRLLAG